From a region of the Mercurialis annua linkage group LG1-X, ddMerAnnu1.2, whole genome shotgun sequence genome:
- the LOC126656049 gene encoding CBS domain-containing protein CBSX5-like, which produces MAVSLLTREVSDLCLGKPALRSLSISATVADALSALKRSDEPYLSIWSCDHNNNNLPNFNINIKTRGLRCNEENCRCIGKICMVDIVCFLCKEDNLKNLGKVLQTCVAVLVPKVSGDVVKHLEPHARLSEAIDLIVEGAQNLVIPLHSPFTREKLTHKTSSISTLHNGREYCWLTLEDLIRYLLNCIGLFSPIPNHSIESLNIIEAESILAVCYDEPTTSALPLIAQSLVKQTSVAVVDTEGKLIGEISPYALNYCDESVAAAVATLSVGELMAFVDCGDPPEDLIKLVKERLDEKNLGAALELIEEESGISMSSSCSSYSSSSDEEFGLSKSGSFRCHSTRVARRTDAIVCFPWSSLVAVMIQAISHRVSYVWVVEEDGTLVGIVTFTGMMKVFRERLKSMM; this is translated from the exons ATGGCAGTTAGTTTATTAACTCGCGAGGTATCAGATCTATGCCTAGGAAAACCCGCTCTGAGGTCTCTGTCAATCTCCGCCACCGTCGCTGACGCCTTATCGGCGCTGAAAAGATCCGACGAGCCGTATTTAAGTATATGGAGCTGTGaccataataataataatcttcctaattttaatattaatattaaaacgAGAGGTTTAAGATGTAATGAGGAAAATTGTCGCTGCATTGGTAAAATTTGTATGGTGGATATTGTTTGCTTCTTGTGCAAGGAagataatttgaaaaatttgggGAAAGTTCTTCAAACTTGTGTTGCTGTTCTTGTTCCTAAAGTTTCTGGTGATGTTGTTAAACATTTGGAGCCTCACGCCAG GTTGTCGGAGGCTATAGATCTGATTGTTGAAGGTGCACAGAATCTTGTAATACCACTTCATAGTCCTTTTACAAGAGAAAAGCTGACACACAAGACATCATCTATCTCCACCCTCCACAATGGTCGTGAGTACTGCTGGCTGACGCTAGAGGATTTAATTCGCTACCTTCTTAACTGTATCGGTCTCTTCTCGCCTATTCCTAATCACAGCATTGAGTCCCTCAACATTATCGAAGCTGAATCAATCTTGGCGGTCTGTTACGACGAGCCTACCACTTCTGCATTGCCGTTGATCGCTCAATCCCTTGTCAAGCAAACGTCAGTCGCTGTGGTTGACACAGAAGGCAAGTTAATTGGTGAGATATCGCCTTATGCATTGAATTATTGTGATGAGTCGGTGGCTGCTGCTGTTGCTACACTTTCTGTGGGGGAGTTGATGGCTTTTGTAGATTGTGGTGACCCGCCGGAGGATTTAATAAAGTTGGTGAAGGAACGATTAGATGAGAAAAACTTAGGTGCCGCTCTGGAACTGATAGAAGAAGAATCAGGAATTTCAATGTCATCATCATGTTCTTCGTATTCATCTTCTTCAGATGAGGAGTTTGGATTAAGCAAGAGTGGGAGTTTTCGCTGTCATTCGACTAGAGTTGCAAGGAGAACAGATGCAATAGTGTGCTTCCCATGGAGCTCGTTGGTGGCGGTAATGATCCAGGCAATTTCTCATCGTGTGAGTTATGTATGGGTTGTTGAGGAAGATGGCACGTTGGTTGGAATTGTTACTTTCACGGGAATGATGAAGGTTTTCCGGGAACGTTTGAAGTCGATGATGTAG